In a single window of the Oecophyllibacter saccharovorans genome:
- a CDS encoding Rne/Rng family ribonuclease, translated as MTKHMLIDATHDEETRVVVMNGRRIEEYDIETSARRQLKGNIYLAKVIRIEPSLQAAFVEYGGNRHGFLPFSEIHPDYFQIPIADRAKLLELQEEEYAAEQQALEAGDGESPGPERASRGDRNDRDDERPETVSGENDTGEDNTAARRTARFLRNYQIQEVIRRRQILLVQVTKEERGNKGAALSTYISLPGRYCVLMPNALRGGGVSRKITSESDRRRLRDIITGLNLPPSMAMIVRTAGGGRPGPEVTRDCDYLLQLWDDIRSRALTAIAPALVYEEANIIKRAIRDLYTRDIDDIIVDSEEAWENTREFTRQLMPHNTNKVKLWQNRGQSLFARYNVENHLEAMVAPTVQLESGGYIVINQTEALVAIDVNSGKSTSQRNIEETALRTNLEAAEEIARQLRLRDLAGLVVIDFIDMESRKHNGQVEKRLKEALRHDRARIQVGKISHFGLLEMSRQRLRPSLAETMLSPCPQCHGTGQVRGTESAVLHVLRAIEETGAAAKHPAAITVLVAPEIALYILNSKRDSLAEIEERCGMKITFEADKSLSGMDFKIVPDEEAGQVTNVRSQNPGYGQGYGRGAEHKHNGRERREGNGPVHQGPQPRIIDIEEADAPFIGREGEEEIVIPGRRGSRGGAGNAHSAGEASAVDNGTAENGDGGRRSKRRRNRRERPAREGAEREAVAPGLGVQSAPEAVAEPESRAQNQGQGNTRRRERPDSQERAPREAAPKAQPQRNRRRQAAPEEEITVPRSAAPAPEPHASESEAQLMPGRKRTRLRRRADEEAPQAHAARETREAPAYRGPTPADPFGSGVYDIHDVFDTADASPVRRGEPAPVHETRVAEEPTPEPVKTPAPKTPARRTRTRRKAAAEVQPEAQPETIAEVAEAPQVHAPAAETSPVEEAPRKRQRTRKAAPKVEAEAETGTEAPAPKAPRARGSSARAGAAKTGPAKTGAEKAATGENQAAPKPIDVDEVQPAKRRAGWWSR; from the coding sequence ATGACAAAACACATGCTCATTGACGCCACCCATGACGAGGAAACACGCGTGGTGGTGATGAATGGCCGCCGCATTGAGGAATATGACATCGAGACCTCGGCGCGTCGCCAGCTCAAGGGCAATATCTACCTTGCCAAGGTGATCCGCATCGAGCCCAGCCTGCAGGCGGCCTTTGTGGAATATGGCGGCAACCGCCACGGCTTCCTGCCCTTCAGCGAGATCCACCCCGATTACTTCCAGATCCCCATTGCAGACCGCGCCAAGCTGCTCGAGCTGCAGGAGGAGGAATATGCCGCCGAGCAGCAGGCGCTTGAAGCGGGCGATGGTGAAAGCCCCGGCCCTGAGCGTGCTTCACGTGGTGACCGTAATGACCGTGACGACGAGCGGCCCGAGACGGTCAGCGGCGAGAACGATACCGGCGAGGACAACACCGCTGCGCGCCGCACCGCGCGTTTCCTGCGCAACTACCAGATCCAGGAGGTGATCCGCCGCCGCCAGATCCTGCTGGTGCAGGTCACCAAGGAGGAGCGCGGCAACAAGGGTGCAGCGTTGAGCACCTATATCTCCCTGCCCGGCCGCTACTGCGTGCTGATGCCCAACGCCCTGCGCGGCGGCGGGGTGTCGCGCAAGATCACCTCCGAGTCCGACCGCAGGCGGCTGCGCGACATCATCACCGGGCTCAACCTGCCGCCTTCCATGGCGATGATCGTGCGCACCGCAGGCGGCGGGCGGCCGGGACCCGAGGTCACGCGCGACTGCGACTACCTGCTGCAGTTGTGGGATGACATCCGCTCCCGCGCGCTGACGGCCATCGCCCCCGCGCTGGTCTATGAAGAGGCCAACATCATCAAGCGCGCCATCCGCGACCTCTACACCCGCGACATTGACGACATCATCGTCGACAGCGAGGAAGCGTGGGAGAACACGCGCGAGTTCACCCGCCAGCTCATGCCCCACAACACCAACAAGGTGAAGCTGTGGCAGAACCGCGGGCAGAGCCTGTTTGCGCGCTACAATGTGGAAAACCACCTCGAAGCCATGGTGGCGCCCACCGTGCAGCTGGAATCAGGCGGCTACATCGTCATCAACCAGACCGAGGCGCTGGTGGCCATTGACGTCAATTCCGGCAAGTCCACCTCGCAGCGCAACATTGAAGAGACGGCATTGCGCACCAACCTCGAGGCCGCCGAGGAGATCGCCCGCCAGCTGCGCCTGCGCGACCTGGCCGGCCTGGTGGTGATCGACTTCATCGACATGGAGAGCCGCAAGCATAACGGCCAGGTGGAAAAGCGCCTCAAGGAAGCGCTGCGCCATGACCGTGCGCGCATCCAGGTGGGCAAGATCTCGCATTTCGGCCTGCTGGAGATGTCGCGCCAGCGCCTGCGCCCCTCCCTGGCCGAAACGATGCTCAGCCCCTGCCCCCAGTGCCACGGCACGGGCCAGGTGCGCGGCACTGAAAGTGCGGTGCTGCACGTGCTGCGCGCCATCGAGGAGACCGGGGCTGCTGCCAAGCACCCCGCAGCCATCACCGTGCTGGTGGCCCCTGAGATCGCGCTCTACATCCTCAACAGCAAGCGCGACAGCCTTGCCGAGATCGAGGAGCGCTGCGGCATGAAGATCACCTTTGAGGCCGACAAGTCGCTTTCGGGCATGGACTTCAAGATCGTGCCAGACGAAGAGGCGGGCCAGGTCACCAATGTGCGCAGCCAGAACCCGGGTTACGGCCAGGGTTACGGCCGGGGCGCGGAACATAAACATAATGGCCGTGAGCGCCGCGAAGGAAACGGCCCGGTCCATCAGGGGCCGCAGCCGCGCATCATCGACATCGAGGAAGCGGACGCGCCGTTCATCGGGCGCGAGGGCGAGGAAGAGATCGTCATCCCCGGCCGCCGTGGCAGCCGCGGGGGTGCGGGTAATGCTCACAGTGCGGGTGAGGCCAGTGCGGTTGATAACGGGACGGCTGAGAACGGTGATGGGGGCCGTCGCTCCAAGCGCCGCCGCAACCGCCGGGAACGCCCGGCGCGTGAAGGCGCTGAGCGGGAGGCGGTTGCCCCGGGTCTGGGCGTGCAGAGCGCGCCTGAGGCCGTAGCGGAGCCGGAAAGCCGGGCCCAGAATCAGGGCCAGGGCAATACCCGGCGCAGGGAGCGGCCGGATTCCCAGGAACGCGCGCCCCGGGAAGCCGCGCCCAAGGCGCAGCCTCAGCGCAACCGCCGCCGGCAGGCTGCTCCTGAAGAGGAGATCACGGTGCCGCGCTCTGCTGCGCCCGCACCTGAGCCCCACGCATCTGAAAGCGAGGCCCAGCTCATGCCCGGCCGCAAGCGCACCCGCCTGCGCCGCCGCGCTGACGAGGAGGCCCCGCAGGCGCACGCTGCTCGCGAGACCCGTGAGGCCCCTGCCTACCGCGGCCCCACACCGGCTGATCCCTTCGGCAGCGGGGTGTATGACATCCATGACGTGTTCGACACCGCTGACGCCTCCCCCGTGCGCCGCGGGGAACCGGCCCCGGTGCATGAAACGCGCGTGGCTGAAGAACCTACGCCCGAGCCGGTGAAGACGCCCGCCCCCAAGACCCCGGCGCGCCGCACGCGCACCCGCCGCAAGGCCGCGGCTGAAGTTCAACCTGAAGCCCAGCCTGAAACGATTGCGGAGGTGGCTGAAGCGCCGCAGGTCCACGCGCCGGCAGCGGAAACGAGCCCGGTCGAGGAAGCTCCGCGCAAGCGCCAGCGGACCCGCAAGGCGGCCCCTAAGGTGGAGGCTGAAGCTGAGACCGGGACTGAAGCGCCTGCGCCCAAGGCCCCCCGCGCCCGCGGCAGCTCTGCCAGGGCTGGGGCGGCAAAAACTGGCCCGGCAAAGACCGGAGCTGAAAAAGCCGCGACCGGTGAGAACCAGGCCGCG
- the nadA gene encoding quinolinate synthase NadA, with protein MENPPTLPAPALSPEEADQLYSRVARLMTRDHWDAHFRDDIAAILQLKKERNAVILAHNYQTPEIFHCIADIQGDSLALARRAQGLEADVILMAGVHFMAETVKLLNPDRTVLIPDAHAGCSLAESITARDVRQLKARHPGVPVVTYVNSSAEVKAETDICCTSGNARRVMKHAAAQAGTNRVIMIPDEFLATNISRDTGIEAITWPGHCEVHELFTPLQIRQYRRIHPGVVVIAHPECPPEVIEAADFSGSTAEMIAFITEKRPQKALLVTECSMSDNLAQLNPGTEFVRPCNLCPHMKRITLKGIRHALETMQIPVEIPAPLVERARASVERMLAV; from the coding sequence ATGGAAAATCCGCCCACGCTTCCTGCCCCCGCTCTCTCGCCTGAGGAAGCCGACCAGCTCTACAGCCGCGTTGCGCGCCTGATGACCCGCGACCACTGGGACGCGCATTTCCGCGACGACATCGCCGCCATCCTGCAGCTCAAGAAAGAGCGCAACGCCGTCATCCTGGCGCACAATTACCAGACGCCCGAGATCTTCCACTGCATCGCCGACATCCAGGGCGACAGCCTGGCCCTGGCGCGCAGGGCCCAGGGGCTGGAGGCCGATGTCATCCTCATGGCAGGCGTGCATTTCATGGCCGAGACGGTCAAGCTGCTCAACCCGGACAGAACCGTCCTGATCCCTGACGCCCATGCCGGCTGCTCGCTGGCCGAGAGCATCACGGCCCGCGACGTGCGCCAGCTGAAAGCGCGCCATCCCGGCGTGCCGGTGGTCACCTATGTGAACAGCAGTGCCGAGGTCAAGGCCGAGACCGATATCTGCTGCACCTCGGGCAATGCCCGGCGCGTGATGAAACATGCCGCCGCGCAGGCCGGCACGAATCGCGTCATCATGATCCCCGATGAGTTCCTGGCCACTAACATCAGCCGCGATACCGGCATTGAAGCCATCACCTGGCCCGGCCATTGCGAGGTGCATGAGCTGTTCACGCCCCTGCAGATCAGGCAATACCGCCGCATTCATCCGGGCGTGGTGGTGATCGCCCATCCCGAATGCCCGCCCGAGGTGATCGAGGCGGCGGACTTTTCAGGCTCCACAGCTGAGATGATCGCGTTCATCACGGAGAAGAGGCCCCAGAAAGCGCTGCTGGTGACCGAATGCTCCATGAGCGACAACCTGGCCCAGCTCAATCCCGGCACCGAGTTCGTGCGCCCCTGCAACCTGTGCCCGCATATGAAGCGCATCACGCTCAAGGGCATCCGCCACGCGCTGGAGACGATGCAGATCCCCGTCGAGATCCCAGCCCCCCTGGTGGAAAGGGCGCGCGCTTCCGTTGAGCGCATGCTGGCCGTCTGA
- a CDS encoding L-aspartate oxidase → MARSPTSADDLASLAGLPVIVGAGIAGLSTALHLNAPCVLVSNAPLGTGGSSPLAQGGLSAAIGPADSPAEHARDTLQAGVGLCDERVVQAMTEAGPQTVAQLLAWGVPLAHDGNGQLALHLEAAHSQPRVVFAGGDASGRLMTEALAQQVQARPDIHVLTPACARRIVVRGGQVRGVELELAGGTQLLPTTQLVIATGGLGGLYEGATVPAAQKGGGLAMAARAGAALADMEFTQFHPTALDTGQPGQRPLISEAVRGAGALLVDETGARFTEELAPRDVVTRALAAHLAAGHQVFLDGRNLRGGRFSELFPGIHATCLQHGWDADRQPIPVRPAMHYHMGGIGVDRQCRSTLPGLYAVGEAACTGLHGANRLASNSLLEACVTGRWAAEAILQSRAGQDSPWPASPVAQVEPQEIPTPTPDTAALTAGELMWRHAGINRTRAGLQAVLATLGPRAAHDDAALMGSFVAAAALMRRESRGAHARLDHPRTLPAAQAPRRSLTLAGLEAFISRSSPFKDSA, encoded by the coding sequence ATGGCCCGGTCCCCCACGTCCGCTGATGATCTTGCAAGCCTTGCCGGCCTGCCGGTGATCGTGGGGGCGGGGATTGCGGGCCTCAGCACCGCCCTGCACCTCAACGCCCCCTGCGTGCTCGTCAGCAATGCCCCCTTGGGCACAGGCGGCTCAAGCCCGCTGGCCCAGGGCGGGCTGTCAGCTGCCATCGGCCCTGCCGACAGCCCGGCCGAGCACGCGCGCGACACGCTGCAGGCGGGCGTGGGGCTGTGCGATGAGAGGGTGGTGCAGGCCATGACCGAAGCGGGGCCGCAGACCGTCGCCCAGCTCCTGGCCTGGGGCGTGCCCCTTGCGCATGACGGCAACGGCCAGCTCGCCCTGCACCTTGAAGCCGCCCACAGCCAGCCGCGCGTGGTGTTTGCTGGCGGCGACGCCTCAGGCCGCCTGATGACTGAGGCGCTGGCACAGCAGGTGCAGGCCCGGCCTGACATCCACGTGCTCACCCCGGCCTGCGCCAGGCGCATCGTGGTCCGCGGCGGCCAGGTGCGGGGGGTTGAGCTTGAGCTGGCCGGGGGCACACAGCTGTTGCCCACCACGCAGCTGGTCATCGCCACAGGCGGGCTGGGCGGTCTTTACGAAGGGGCCACCGTGCCTGCAGCCCAGAAAGGCGGCGGGCTGGCGATGGCCGCACGGGCAGGGGCTGCGCTTGCAGACATGGAGTTCACCCAGTTCCACCCCACCGCGCTTGACACAGGCCAGCCCGGCCAGCGCCCGCTCATCAGCGAGGCCGTGCGCGGGGCGGGCGCGTTGCTGGTCGATGAGACCGGCGCGCGCTTTACCGAGGAGCTTGCCCCGCGCGACGTGGTCACCCGCGCCCTGGCCGCCCATCTGGCTGCAGGCCACCAGGTCTTCCTCGATGGCCGCAACCTGAGGGGCGGGCGCTTTTCCGAGCTCTTCCCCGGCATTCACGCAACCTGCCTGCAACACGGGTGGGACGCAGACCGCCAGCCCATCCCCGTGCGCCCGGCCATGCACTACCACATGGGCGGCATTGGGGTGGACCGGCAGTGCCGCAGCACATTGCCCGGGCTTTACGCGGTGGGCGAGGCGGCGTGCACAGGCCTGCACGGCGCCAACCGCCTGGCCAGCAATTCCCTGCTTGAAGCCTGCGTGACCGGCCGGTGGGCGGCTGAAGCGATCCTGCAGAGCCGTGCCGGCCAGGATTCCCCGTGGCCCGCGTCCCCTGTGGCGCAGGTCGAGCCGCAAGAGATCCCCACGCCCACGCCTGACACCGCCGCCCTGACCGCGGGGGAGCTGATGTGGCGTCACGCAGGCATCAACCGCACGCGCGCCGGCCTGCAGGCGGTCCTGGCCACGCTCGGCCCCAGGGCTGCTCACGATGACGCCGCCCTGATGGGCAGCTTTGTAGCAGCCGCTGCCCTGATGCGGCGCGAAAGCCGCGGGGCCCATGCCCGGCTGGACCACCCCCGCACCCTGCCTGCCGCCCAGGCCCCCCGCCGCAGCCTGACGCTTGCCGGGCTGGAGGCTTTCATTTCCCGTTCTTCTCCCTTCAAGGACTCCGCCTGA
- the nadC gene encoding carboxylating nicotinate-nucleotide diphosphorylase, which yields MVTPAPITLPPLLWEQAVRTALLEDLGNGGDLTSQAVVPPDRQVTAAFTAREDGIVCGLPAAALTFRLLEDPALGPVTFEASVREGAPVHKGEVLATVRGPAQTVLAGERTALNVLTHLSGIATATAKLVREVEGAGPGGKTPAVCATRKTLPGLKALQKYAVRLGGGGSHRYRLDDAILIKDNHLALAGGVEKALQAAGDFARTSHLTKIELEVDDLDQLSEALSFAARQQLEGQRYRGADVFLLDNMDLQTLREAVALIARFAPHALAEASGGITATNVRAVAATGVDVISLGALTHSVRALDIGLDINPESGGH from the coding sequence ATGGTCACTCCCGCCCCGATCACCCTGCCCCCATTGCTCTGGGAGCAGGCCGTCCGCACCGCCCTGCTGGAGGATCTGGGCAATGGCGGCGATCTCACCTCCCAGGCCGTGGTGCCGCCCGACCGCCAGGTGACCGCCGCTTTCACCGCGCGCGAAGACGGCATTGTGTGCGGCCTGCCCGCAGCCGCCCTGACCTTCAGGCTGCTCGAAGACCCCGCTCTGGGCCCGGTGACGTTTGAAGCCAGCGTCCGCGAAGGCGCGCCTGTTCATAAGGGAGAAGTGCTGGCAACCGTGCGCGGGCCTGCGCAGACCGTGCTGGCAGGCGAACGCACCGCGCTCAACGTGCTCACCCATCTCAGCGGCATCGCTACCGCCACCGCCAAGCTGGTGCGCGAGGTTGAAGGGGCGGGGCCAGGGGGCAAGACGCCGGCCGTCTGTGCGACGCGCAAGACCCTGCCCGGGCTCAAGGCGCTGCAGAAATATGCCGTGCGGCTGGGCGGCGGGGGCAGCCACCGCTACCGGCTCGATGACGCGATTCTCATCAAGGACAACCACCTGGCCCTGGCAGGCGGGGTGGAAAAAGCCCTCCAGGCCGCAGGCGACTTCGCCCGCACCAGCCATCTCACCAAGATCGAGCTTGAGGTGGACGACCTGGACCAGCTCAGCGAGGCGCTGTCCTTTGCGGCGCGCCAGCAGCTCGAGGGCCAGCGCTACCGCGGCGCGGATGTCTTCCTGCTCGACAACATGGACCTCCAGACCCTGCGCGAGGCCGTGGCGCTTATCGCCCGCTTTGCCCCGCACGCCCTGGCCGAGGCCTCAGGCGGCATCACGGCAACCAATGTGCGCGCCGTGGCGGCAACGGGGGTGGATGTCATCTCGCTGGGCGCGCTGACGCATTCGGTCCGGGCGCTCGATATCGGGCTTGATATCAATCCAGAGAGTGGCGGGCACTGA
- a CDS encoding N-acetylmuramoyl-L-alanine amidase family protein, with amino-acid sequence MKSGPVIRRRALLEAVLAAAAGTALAPQTALARVLSQRHAHVHARHHAAMHHAGRAAHQLAHSPAPTALAEVNASAATPARAPAVLRGAAPPRPLVMIDPGHGGKDPGAIGVSGTYEKHVAEAAALELRRQLLASGRYRVAMTRSGDRFIPLDGRVELAHRHQAGLFISLHADALPDSSVRGASVYTLSGNASDRQTAALAQRENSADRFASAAWQGVSPEVAQILGSLVREETRHGSTRMAGSVVQAFRNRIGLLSHPARHAGFVVLKSADIPSVLVEMGFMSNPHDEAALRQSGHRQQVALAMKAAVDHYFNVISS; translated from the coding sequence ATGAAGTCAGGGCCTGTGATCAGGCGGCGCGCCTTGCTGGAGGCCGTGCTGGCAGCCGCTGCGGGAACGGCGCTTGCGCCCCAGACGGCCCTGGCGCGCGTTCTCTCCCAGCGCCACGCGCATGTTCATGCCCGCCACCATGCGGCCATGCATCACGCCGGGCGCGCGGCGCACCAGCTCGCCCACTCGCCCGCGCCCACGGCCCTGGCTGAGGTTAACGCGTCCGCCGCCACGCCCGCCCGCGCGCCTGCCGTGCTGCGCGGGGCTGCGCCGCCGCGGCCTCTGGTGATGATCGACCCGGGGCATGGCGGCAAGGACCCCGGGGCCATCGGCGTGTCAGGCACGTATGAAAAACACGTCGCCGAGGCCGCCGCGCTGGAGCTGCGCCGCCAGCTCCTGGCCAGCGGGCGCTACCGCGTGGCGATGACCCGCAGCGGCGACCGCTTCATCCCGCTCGATGGCCGCGTGGAGCTCGCCCACCGCCACCAGGCCGGGCTGTTCATCTCCCTGCATGCTGATGCCTTGCCCGATTCCTCGGTGCGCGGGGCCAGCGTCTATACGCTGTCAGGCAATGCGTCTGATCGCCAGACCGCCGCCCTGGCCCAGCGCGAAAACAGCGCGGACCGCTTTGCCAGTGCGGCCTGGCAGGGCGTGTCGCCCGAAGTGGCGCAGATCCTGGGCAGCCTGGTGCGCGAGGAGACCCGCCACGGCTCGACCCGCATGGCAGGCAGCGTGGTGCAGGCCTTCCGCAACCGCATCGGCCTGCTCAGCCACCCCGCGCGCCATGCAGGCTTCGTGGTGCTCAAATCAGCCGACATCCCCTCGGTCCTGGTGGAGATGGGCTTCATGTCCAACCCCCATGACGAAGCCGCCCTGCGCCAGTCCGGCCACCGCCAGCAGGTCGCCCTGGCCATGAAAGCGGCGGTGGACCACTATTTCAACGTGATCTCAAGCTGA
- a CDS encoding rod shape-determining protein: MFSRLLGLMSSDMAIDLGTANTLVYVKGRGIVLSEPSVVAVTEVRGRKQVLAVGNEAKRMVGRTPGNITAIRPLRDGVIADFESAEEMIKHFIRKVHNRGSWFSPQIVICVPSGSTAVERRAIQESAESAGARKVFLIEEPMAAAIGTGLGVTEPSGSMVVDIGGGTTEVAVISLGGIVYARSARVGGDHMDDAILAYIRRNYNLLIGESSAERLKIELGAASMPLDGSPGPLYAVKGRDLVQGVPREVTVSQAQIAEALAEPVSQIVEAVQSVLENTPPELAGDIVEKGIVLSGGGALLTRLDDVLRQATGLPVIVAENPLSCVALGTGRALEEVKQLKGVLSSMY, from the coding sequence ATGTTTTCACGTCTGCTGGGCCTCATGTCCTCCGACATGGCGATTGATCTTGGCACTGCCAACACGCTCGTTTACGTCAAGGGGCGCGGCATCGTGCTGAGCGAGCCTTCCGTCGTGGCGGTGACAGAGGTGCGCGGGCGCAAGCAGGTCCTGGCCGTGGGCAATGAGGCCAAGCGCATGGTCGGCCGCACGCCCGGCAACATCACCGCCATCCGCCCGCTGCGCGACGGGGTGATCGCCGATTTCGAGAGCGCGGAGGAAATGATCAAGCATTTCATCCGCAAGGTGCACAACCGCGGCTCCTGGTTCAGCCCCCAGATCGTGATCTGCGTGCCTTCGGGCTCAACGGCGGTGGAGCGGCGCGCCATCCAGGAGAGTGCCGAGAGTGCGGGCGCGCGCAAGGTCTTCCTGATCGAGGAGCCGATGGCCGCTGCGATCGGCACCGGGCTGGGCGTGACCGAGCCTTCAGGCAGCATGGTGGTCGATATCGGCGGCGGCACGACGGAAGTCGCGGTGATTTCGCTGGGCGGCATCGTCTATGCCCGCTCAGCCCGCGTGGGCGGCGACCACATGGATGACGCCATTCTGGCCTATATCCGGCGCAACTATAACCTGCTGATCGGCGAGAGCTCGGCTGAGCGCCTCAAGATCGAGCTCGGTGCCGCCTCCATGCCGCTCGACGGCTCGCCGGGCCCGCTTTACGCCGTCAAGGGGCGCGACCTGGTGCAGGGTGTTCCGCGCGAGGTGACCGTCAGCCAGGCCCAGATCGCCGAGGCCCTGGCCGAGCCCGTCTCGCAGATCGTCGAGGCCGTGCAGAGCGTGCTTGAAAACACGCCGCCCGAGCTTGCAGGCGACATCGTGGAGAAGGGCATCGTGCTCTCGGGCGGCGGCGCCTTGCTGACCCGCCTGGATGACGTGCTGCGCCAGGCCACCGGTCTGCCGGTCATCGTTGCCGAAAACCCCCTGTCCTGCGTGGCGCTGGGCACCGGCCGCGCGCTTGAGGAAGTCAAGCAGCTCAAGGGCGTGCTGAGCAGCATGTATTAA
- the mreC gene encoding rod shape-determining protein MreC: protein MFSIQARQLFGGFVLPVLVLVAVAIVLLGQIWPQGPERVRLVVLEGMGPIYRVLTWPEREVQAWRGQLQGLANLQAENTRLRTENTKLLHWYNTAVTLGAENARLKGILHWGAEVQTAFVSGQVIREEDGPYLRAVLIDTGTQHLPPGALGVDANGLVGRVSEAGPQVVRLLLVTDTASRLPVTMQPSGTDAMMVGDNTPVPRLMYFPQSHPPQEGERVETRRQSGLMGGVPIGHVHFLGPGHPAVLLDADLDHLDIVRVFSTPQIPDPPPAEGRVRERPPLHATDPQAETPSVLHALEKFMPFTKVEN, encoded by the coding sequence ATGTTCTCCATCCAGGCACGACAGCTTTTCGGCGGATTCGTCCTGCCCGTATTGGTGCTGGTGGCCGTGGCGATCGTGCTTCTGGGCCAGATCTGGCCGCAGGGGCCCGAGCGGGTGCGCCTGGTGGTGCTGGAGGGGATGGGCCCGATCTACCGCGTGCTGACCTGGCCTGAGCGCGAGGTCCAGGCCTGGCGCGGCCAGCTCCAGGGCCTGGCCAACCTGCAGGCTGAAAACACCCGCCTGCGCACCGAGAACACCAAGCTCCTGCACTGGTACAACACCGCCGTCACGCTGGGGGCTGAAAACGCGCGCCTCAAGGGCATCCTCCACTGGGGCGCTGAGGTGCAGACCGCCTTCGTGAGCGGCCAGGTGATCCGCGAAGAAGACGGCCCCTACCTGCGCGCCGTGCTGATCGACACCGGCACGCAGCATCTGCCGCCGGGCGCTCTGGGGGTGGATGCCAACGGTCTGGTCGGCCGCGTCAGCGAGGCCGGGCCGCAGGTGGTGCGCCTGCTGCTGGTCACAGACACCGCAAGCCGCCTGCCGGTGACCATGCAGCCTTCAGGCACGGATGCGATGATGGTGGGCGACAACACGCCGGTGCCGCGGCTGATGTATTTCCCCCAGTCCCATCCGCCGCAGGAAGGCGAGCGGGTGGAGACGCGGCGCCAGAGCGGGCTGATGGGCGGGGTGCCGATCGGCCATGTGCACTTCCTGGGCCCGGGCCACCCGGCCGTCCTGCTGGATGCGGACCTGGACCATCTCGACATCGTGCGCGTCTTCAGCACGCCGCAGATCCCCGATCCCCCGCCTGCCGAAGGCCGCGTGCGCGAGCGCCCGCCGCTGCATGCGACAGACCCGCAGGCTGAAACCCCTTCAGTCCTGCACGCGCTGGAGAAGTTCATGCCGTTCACCAAGGTCGAGAACTGA